The Malus domestica chromosome 10, GDT2T_hap1 nucleotide sequence TGTGAAGTGGATTGCAGTCCATAGTAGGAAGAACCCTGCAATGCTTGCCCTGGTACAGCCTAAACACAAACCAAACAATGGACCGGATAAATCTTGTATCGTCCAATAGCTAAAAAAGAATATGATACAGGTATATATAAACCCAAGGGTTCTAATAAAGCTCTCGCAAGAATTATGCTGAAATGAAATTTAAtagaagaaaaagggaaaaaactTAGTTTAGACTTAATAGATTTCATTTGGAAGTTGAGAAACAGAATATAGATGAAATAATTGAAGGAGCGAACCTAAGATAAGAAACTGTGTCGAAGTGTATGCTAAACAATTGACACATCAAAGATGCTGATGGTGACAAAGTATGATACTTAGTTCATTTATTGGAAGGAGCAGAAATCTAGTTCTTTTTTCTTGTGAAAAGGATATGAGTATGTTAAAGAAACTAAAAAGAGAAACAAGGAGGGTGGTCACGAAGACCAACATTGCCCAACAAAACACAGCAAACAGAAAACCACCAACAACTCAAACAAAACTAGGAGATATAACTAGTATTTTTAATCAAATATAATTGATTTGCAGAACTGATGCTCAGGAATTTGTGTGTAGTTCCAATGCCAAAGAACTCCGAAAAAACCATCGGTGGGTTTGATTTGAAGAACTGATGCTGAGGAATGAGGTTATTCTAAGTTTTGTAGATATCCAAAACCCATAAAATGGAAGTTTTGTTAACCCAAGGAAGAGCTGGGTTTTCTAAACCCATTCTCTGTTTTTGAcattcaaaaaatcaaaatgattACCTCAAGTATTTGCTTCTGAACAGAAAAGGTCAATCTGTGTCCTAATCACTTTCATTCCCAACATTTCCAAATACTTCTGACGCCCATCTCATGGAATAAATTCCTAAAACCCCATTCCGAGAAGCAAACACACTCTAAATCTCAATAACCCAGAATTCCCCCATCTCCTTTCATTTGCCCCACAATCCCCCTAATTCTCAGAGCAAATGACATTGCAAGGCATACTcaattctttcattttttatgcCTTCCATTACCCGTAAGTATACACCTCCATGTGAAAAAAATAAGGTCAATAACACCACTTTAAATCATCTTTCCCGTATGAAAAAATGAGGTTAACAACACCAATCTAAAGCTCACAACACATAGCATTCAGAAAGCAACAATTGTTCCAAAACTACATCAATTCTCAACGAAATTTGGTTCCAACCCTCTTTATAACTATTCGGTGTTAAAACTTAGCTATTTAGAGTTCAAACTTTACAACTATcaatacaataaaaaaataagatttTACAAACGATATAATTTAAGAACAAAACCAGCTCAGTTTTGCTCAAACAAATCGATTAACGGTACAATGCTCCTGATCCAAGAAATTTGGAAGGAGTAAAATAGTTGAGAAATTTAACTTCGATATATGCCCAAAAAGGAACATCAAGATTGGATTTCTCTTGGCTaattttctcggaaaccaaaCGGAGGATAAGAAAAGGGGAGTTAGGGCAGACGATAAACTCACGAGCTGTCTGGCGCGGAGAGCCTGGAGAGATTTCCGAGCTAGGATCGCAGCCATTGCCGGTGACGGCTGAGTCGATGGGTCTTCTTCGACGCGACTCGGGTTCGATTTGGGGACGTTGGGAATGAGCAGGCCAGTGCCGATCAGATGGAAATGGGAATTTGATGTCCGGGTTCGACCCGACCACTCAAGTAGTCCAATGAGGCGAGGGCCGAGAATAACTTGACCCGGCCCATCCGGCCAAATTTGGCCCAATTCCGAAATTAGATGAAAGGCCCAAATCAAGAAAATGGTGCCTTCAGAAACGAGTAGGGTTGAAGCTGTCGGCTGCCTCTCTGCTTCCTCGACCTGCGGATTCGTTCAAACCCCATATCCTGCGAACAAGAAATGGCTTCCTTCTGCAGATCAGCTCTAATGGCGGGCTCAAGGTCCATAGCTCGCTCAAGAGCCCTCACCCAAACCTCCCTTAACTCCTTAAACCCGGCAGCCATGGCGTCCCCGTTTGCTTCCGCCACCAGAACAATTCCTTGTGCTACAAGGTACAGTCTTCTCAAATCCCTCCCACTCATTCCAATTTTCACAATTACTATGGCTTCTGAAACCCAGTTTTAACAAATATCTGTTATTGTTATTGTGTTTAGATTCGTTTCGGTATTGGGATGCATGGAGTCAATGATGCCGCTTCACAGCGCCATTGCTTCTGCTCGGCTTACATCCAACATTGCCGTCGATTCCACCTGCTGGAGCTCCCTTTCTCTTGGTAACCCACTTAcccaatttttctatttttcactgaattttttcttgttgaattgttttGTTAGTTGCACGTATAGCTATATCGGTAATGAGGTATAGGGAGTGTTTTCTACTTGTTTATTGTGTGAAATAAATTGGGATTTGTTGGCTTTTTTGAATGGTTGAGTAGACAAAATGAAGAGCTAAATCTCAACAAAGTTGTCCCTTTTCTCCATTATCCGTCTTTTCTGTCATTCATTTCGAGAATCAAAACTCGGATCGGTGTCAAATTTGGATAATAATTTTAAGTTTCTAGTGGACAAATGTGATTAATTCATTCTGGTCACTAACAAGCAGCTCTTAAGCCAGTCGTTTCTTCTCTAGTGGCGCACTGATTACCGCTTCTATATGCTTTGGGTGCCTATTTCTGACTCATTTTTTCTACATCGTGGTATAGGTCTTGCATCACCGTTGTGACAAGGCCCACTGGCTTGTAAAAGAGGTAATCGGTGCATAGGGTTTCCCTTCCGAGTCATGTCTTGACATTTTGGACACCGTATTGCGTAGCTTATGCCAGCTCAGTTAGTTCAGCTATTTAGTTGCTGCTGTTAAACTTCTGTTAGATTGTTCAGCGGTACCTTAGAGAATCGATCTTATTCTgctcttttgttttcaaaataagTAATGCATGGAATTGCAGTTTCTTATTGTGGTATAAATGATCCACATGGatgcattgatttttttttttttttggcaactaaatatttttttcatgggtgcttatTGTGTGTATTTTGTAATGTGAATGTGAAACAACTAGATTACTGTTTAAGGCTTGAGTTATTTGATAATTGATATTTTGAGTAATATAATACA carries:
- the LOC103440409 gene encoding protein NONRESPONDING TO OXYLIPINS 2, mitochondrial-like isoform X2 encodes the protein MASFCRSALMAGSRSIARSRALTQTSLNSLNPAAMASPFASATRTIPCATRFVSVLGCMESMMPLHSAIASARLTSNIAVDSTCWSSLSLGLLDRS
- the LOC103440409 gene encoding protein NONRESPONDING TO OXYLIPINS 2, mitochondrial-like isoform X1, which codes for MASFCRSALMAGSRSIARSRALTQTSLNSLNPAAMASPFASATRTIPCATRFVSVLGCMESMMPLHSAIASARLTSNIAVDSTCWSSLSLGLASPL